In Juglans microcarpa x Juglans regia isolate MS1-56 chromosome 8D, Jm3101_v1.0, whole genome shotgun sequence, the following are encoded in one genomic region:
- the LOC121242797 gene encoding ubiquitin-like domain-containing protein CIP73 isoform X1 produces MGSNGADAIPRVDEAGGSEPTIEIKIKTLDSQTYTLRVDKQVPVPALKEQIASITGVLSEQQRLICRGKVLKDDQLLSAYHVEDGHTLHLVVRQPFPPSSEGLPNHAATDPASTTSHGHSNQVPPGFVIETFMPVQGEGVPPEINRIISAVLGSIGFSNIASGSEGADAREHETQNPSQFQLEEAGLRGPSDRSHSAYGIPSAVSLGHLQAPVIPGSLTTLSQNLSHLRHEFDAIVAGRGGGDNAQATATHEIGERGTNSTLRTGTVQEGFPTPASLAEIMLSTRQMLIEHAGECLLQLAGQLEDQVNVTDPSVRLSTQSSAMRTGILFHNLGAFLLELGRTTMTLRLGETPSEAIVNAGPAVFINPSGPNPIMVQPLPFQPGTSMGAIPMGAVQPGSGLVNGLGTGFVPRRIDIQIRRGSSISTPNSNQELRSDTQQPSGHRNSETSSGVENLTSTRTSRVSEGSSFAGEAGVRMLPVRTMVAAVPGPFSHLPADSSGNSIGLYYPVLGRFQHVASGHANGEQGSQASGERPTDSVVQQHNIDGPAIDGSLPTPNLRQQEPSNARSVSINILSAGGTHNNQDSDRQLPSSVMQFLRNLFPGGEIHVEEARPPGTIRDPVPENEGTSNGVATATEAEPRVSDEGIFLSNLLHQIMPLISQQASVEPDTRLMEEANSSESIMPCDSLTQANSGVGPSRRPSDDGETSPPDSKRQKTQ; encoded by the exons ATGGGAAGTAATGGTGCGGATGCAATTCCTAGGGTTGATGAGGCTGGAGGTTCTGAACCtacaattgaaataaaaataaaaacattggATTCTCAAACATATACTCTGAGAGTTGACAAACAG GTGCCAGTTCCTGCTTTAAAAGAGCAGATTGCTTCCATCACTGGTGTGTTGTCAGAGCAGCAACGCCTAATATGCCGAGGAAAGGTTCTAAAGGATGATCAACTCCTCTCTGCCTATC ATGTTGAAGATGGTCATACCTTACATCTTGTTGTTCGACAGCCCTTTCCACCATCATCTGAGGGTTTACCCAATCATGCAG CAACTGATCCTGCTTCAACTACAAGCCATGGGCACAGTAATCAGGTACCTCCTGGTTTTGTTATTGAAACTTTCATGCCTGTTCAGGGTGAAGGAGTTCCTCCTGAAATCAATCGG ATTATCTCTGCAGTTCTGGGCTCTATTGGATTTTCAAACATTGCAAGTGGCAGTGAAGGGGCTGATGCCAGG GAGCATGAGACACAAAATCCTTCCCAGTTTCAACTCGAAGAGGCTGGCCTGAGGGGTCCATCAGATAGATCTCACAGTGCTTACGGAATTCCATCAGCAGTTTCTTTGGGGCATCTGCAGGCCCCT GTGATTCCTGGTTCTTTGACTACGCTATCCCAAAATCTAAGTCATTTGAGGCATGAATTTGATGCCATTG TGGCAGGCAGAGGCGGCGGAGACAATGCTCAGGCAACTGCCACCCATGAGATTGGAGAGAGAGGTACTAATTCCACACTGCGCACTGGCACTGTACAAGAAGGATTTCCAACACCAGCATCCCTGGCAGAAATCATGCTCTCTACCAGGCAAATGCTTATTGAACATGCAGGAGAATGCCTACTC CAACTTGCTGGGCAACTAGAGGATCAAGTGAATGTGACTGATCCCTCTGTGCGGTTAAGCACTCAATCTAGTGCAATGAGAACTGGCATTCTATTTCATAATCTAGGTGCATTTCTACTAGAACTTGGTCGTACAACCATGACACTGCGTCTGGGTGAAACACCG TCAGAAGCCATTGTTAATGCTGGACCTGCAGTTTTCATAAACCCATCTGGTCCTAATCCTATCATGGTTCAG CCTCTTCCTTTTCAACCGGGGACAAGCATGGGTGCCATTCCTATGGGAGCTGTGCAGCCAGGTTCTGGTTTGGTTAATGGACTTGGTACTGGCTTTGTTCCAAGGCGTATTGATATACAAATACGTAGAG GTTCTTCAATAAGCACGCCAAATAGTAATCAAGAGTTGCGTAGTGATACTCAGCAGCCCTCTGGGCACAGAAACTCAGAAACAAGTTCTGGTGTTGAAAACCTTACTAGTACAAGGACTTCAAGGGTCTCAGAGGGTTCATCTTTTGCTGGAGAGGCTGGAGTACGGATGCTACCAGTTAGGACCATGGTTGCAGCTGTACCTGGTCCGTTCAGTCACCTACCTGCAGATTCGTCCGGTAATTCGATAGGTTTGTACTATCCAGTTCTTGGAAGATTCCAACATGTGGCGTCTGGACATGCAAATGGTGAACAAGGATCTCAAGCATCTGGTGAGCGGCCGACTGATTCAGTAGTACAACAGCATAACATAGATGGTCCTGCAATAGATG GATCATTGCCAACACCCAATCTAAGACAACAGGAGCCATCTAACGCACGCAGTGTAAGTATCAACATTCTGTCAGCTGGTGGAACCCACAACAACCAGGATTCTGATAGACAGCTCCCGAGCAGTGTTATGCAGTTTTTAAGGAATCTTTTTCCTGGTGGGGAAATTCATGTTGAGGAAGCCAGGCCACCGGGAACAATTCGAGATCCTGTCCCAGAGAATGAGGGGACATCTAACGGTGTTGCGACGGCAACTGAAGCTGAACCAAGAGTGAGCGATGAAGGAATATTTTTGTCTAATTTGCTTCATCAGATCATGCCCTTGATATCTCAACAAGCAAGTGTAGAACCAGATACAAGACTTATGGAAGAAGCAAACTCTTCTGAGAGTATAATGCCTTGCGATTCTTTAACTCAG GCTAACTCTGGTGTTGGGCCATCTCGGCGACCAAGTGATGATGGTGAAACAAGTCCTCCAGATTCAAAACGCCAAAAG ACACAGTGA
- the LOC121242797 gene encoding ubiquitin-like domain-containing protein CIP73 isoform X2, whose amino-acid sequence MGSNGADAIPRVDEAGGSEPTIEIKIKTLDSQTYTLRVDKQVPVPALKEQIASITGVLSEQQRLICRGKVLKDDQLLSAYHVEDGHTLHLVVRQPFPPSSEGLPNHAATDPASTTSHGHSNQVPPGFVIETFMPVQGEGVPPEINRIISAVLGSIGFSNIASGSEGADAREHETQNPSQFQLEEAGLRGPSDRSHSAYGIPSAVSLGHLQAPVIPGSLTTLSQNLSHLRHEFDAIGRGGGDNAQATATHEIGERGTNSTLRTGTVQEGFPTPASLAEIMLSTRQMLIEHAGECLLQLAGQLEDQVNVTDPSVRLSTQSSAMRTGILFHNLGAFLLELGRTTMTLRLGETPSEAIVNAGPAVFINPSGPNPIMVQPLPFQPGTSMGAIPMGAVQPGSGLVNGLGTGFVPRRIDIQIRRGSSISTPNSNQELRSDTQQPSGHRNSETSSGVENLTSTRTSRVSEGSSFAGEAGVRMLPVRTMVAAVPGPFSHLPADSSGNSIGLYYPVLGRFQHVASGHANGEQGSQASGERPTDSVVQQHNIDGPAIDGSLPTPNLRQQEPSNARSVSINILSAGGTHNNQDSDRQLPSSVMQFLRNLFPGGEIHVEEARPPGTIRDPVPENEGTSNGVATATEAEPRVSDEGIFLSNLLHQIMPLISQQASVEPDTRLMEEANSSESIMPCDSLTQANSGVGPSRRPSDDGETSPPDSKRQKTQ is encoded by the exons ATGGGAAGTAATGGTGCGGATGCAATTCCTAGGGTTGATGAGGCTGGAGGTTCTGAACCtacaattgaaataaaaataaaaacattggATTCTCAAACATATACTCTGAGAGTTGACAAACAG GTGCCAGTTCCTGCTTTAAAAGAGCAGATTGCTTCCATCACTGGTGTGTTGTCAGAGCAGCAACGCCTAATATGCCGAGGAAAGGTTCTAAAGGATGATCAACTCCTCTCTGCCTATC ATGTTGAAGATGGTCATACCTTACATCTTGTTGTTCGACAGCCCTTTCCACCATCATCTGAGGGTTTACCCAATCATGCAG CAACTGATCCTGCTTCAACTACAAGCCATGGGCACAGTAATCAGGTACCTCCTGGTTTTGTTATTGAAACTTTCATGCCTGTTCAGGGTGAAGGAGTTCCTCCTGAAATCAATCGG ATTATCTCTGCAGTTCTGGGCTCTATTGGATTTTCAAACATTGCAAGTGGCAGTGAAGGGGCTGATGCCAGG GAGCATGAGACACAAAATCCTTCCCAGTTTCAACTCGAAGAGGCTGGCCTGAGGGGTCCATCAGATAGATCTCACAGTGCTTACGGAATTCCATCAGCAGTTTCTTTGGGGCATCTGCAGGCCCCT GTGATTCCTGGTTCTTTGACTACGCTATCCCAAAATCTAAGTCATTTGAGGCATGAATTTGATGCCATTG GCAGAGGCGGCGGAGACAATGCTCAGGCAACTGCCACCCATGAGATTGGAGAGAGAGGTACTAATTCCACACTGCGCACTGGCACTGTACAAGAAGGATTTCCAACACCAGCATCCCTGGCAGAAATCATGCTCTCTACCAGGCAAATGCTTATTGAACATGCAGGAGAATGCCTACTC CAACTTGCTGGGCAACTAGAGGATCAAGTGAATGTGACTGATCCCTCTGTGCGGTTAAGCACTCAATCTAGTGCAATGAGAACTGGCATTCTATTTCATAATCTAGGTGCATTTCTACTAGAACTTGGTCGTACAACCATGACACTGCGTCTGGGTGAAACACCG TCAGAAGCCATTGTTAATGCTGGACCTGCAGTTTTCATAAACCCATCTGGTCCTAATCCTATCATGGTTCAG CCTCTTCCTTTTCAACCGGGGACAAGCATGGGTGCCATTCCTATGGGAGCTGTGCAGCCAGGTTCTGGTTTGGTTAATGGACTTGGTACTGGCTTTGTTCCAAGGCGTATTGATATACAAATACGTAGAG GTTCTTCAATAAGCACGCCAAATAGTAATCAAGAGTTGCGTAGTGATACTCAGCAGCCCTCTGGGCACAGAAACTCAGAAACAAGTTCTGGTGTTGAAAACCTTACTAGTACAAGGACTTCAAGGGTCTCAGAGGGTTCATCTTTTGCTGGAGAGGCTGGAGTACGGATGCTACCAGTTAGGACCATGGTTGCAGCTGTACCTGGTCCGTTCAGTCACCTACCTGCAGATTCGTCCGGTAATTCGATAGGTTTGTACTATCCAGTTCTTGGAAGATTCCAACATGTGGCGTCTGGACATGCAAATGGTGAACAAGGATCTCAAGCATCTGGTGAGCGGCCGACTGATTCAGTAGTACAACAGCATAACATAGATGGTCCTGCAATAGATG GATCATTGCCAACACCCAATCTAAGACAACAGGAGCCATCTAACGCACGCAGTGTAAGTATCAACATTCTGTCAGCTGGTGGAACCCACAACAACCAGGATTCTGATAGACAGCTCCCGAGCAGTGTTATGCAGTTTTTAAGGAATCTTTTTCCTGGTGGGGAAATTCATGTTGAGGAAGCCAGGCCACCGGGAACAATTCGAGATCCTGTCCCAGAGAATGAGGGGACATCTAACGGTGTTGCGACGGCAACTGAAGCTGAACCAAGAGTGAGCGATGAAGGAATATTTTTGTCTAATTTGCTTCATCAGATCATGCCCTTGATATCTCAACAAGCAAGTGTAGAACCAGATACAAGACTTATGGAAGAAGCAAACTCTTCTGAGAGTATAATGCCTTGCGATTCTTTAACTCAG GCTAACTCTGGTGTTGGGCCATCTCGGCGACCAAGTGATGATGGTGAAACAAGTCCTCCAGATTCAAAACGCCAAAAG ACACAGTGA
- the LOC121243281 gene encoding probable protein phosphatase 2C 27 isoform X2, with the protein MQRKLTRRLRVWTTITSGQGVCIVKCCIPRWRSGIRSLLKDHLLFIQLESICEDAVAVDRKQNLLDFIPALRSGVWSHIGGRDYMEDTHICIGDLAEKFGSSLLSDEVVSFYGVFDGHGGKGAAQFVRDHLPRVIVEDAHFPLELEKVVTRSFIETDAAFAKRCSLESSLSSGTTALTAMIYGRSLLVANAGDCRAVLSRRGIAIELSRDHRPCCTKERARIESLGGYIDDGYLNGQLGVTRALGNWHLEGMKGTGERVGPLSAEPELELVTLTQEDEFLIIGSDGLWDVFSSQNSVDFARRQLQEHNDVKLCCRQMVEEALKRGAIDNLTAVMVNFHVEPPLPAVVQRARVRRSISAEGLQSLKCLLED; encoded by the exons ATGCAGAGGAAGTTGACCAGGAGATTGAGAGTCTGGACAACAATAACAAGCGGCCAGGGCGTTTGCATTGTGAAGTGTTGCATACCCAGATGGAGAAGTGGGATAAGGAGTCTTCTGAAAGATCATCTCCT GTTCATTCAGCTGGAAAGCATTTGTGAGGATGCTGTAGCTGTGGACAGAAAACAGAACCTGTTAGACTTTATCCCTGCCCTTCGGTCAGGAGTGTGGTCTCATATAGGGGGTCGTGACTATATGGAGGATACTCACATCTGCATTGGTGATTTAGCTGAGAAATTTGGTTCTAGTTTACTCTCTGATGAAGTTGTCTCCTTCTATGGT GTATTTGATGGGCATGGAGGAAAGGGTGCAGCACAATTTGTTCGCGACCATTTGCCAAGAGTAATTGTCGAGGATGCTCATTTCCCTTTAGAACTTGAGAAGGTGGTTACAAGGTCGTTTATAGAAACTGATGCTGCATTTGCAAAGAGATGCTCTCTTGAGTCTTCCCTGTCTTCTGGCACAACTGCTCTGACTGCAATGATATATGGGAG GTCTTTACTTGTGGCCAATGCTGGGGACTGTCGAGCTGTGTTGTCACGGCGTGGAATTGCTATAGAGCTGTCAAGAGATCATAGGCCTTGCTGCACAAAGGAAAGAGCAAGGATTGAGTCCTTGGGTGGATACATTGATGATGGTTACCTTAATGGTCAGTTGGGTGTGACTCGAGCCTTAGGCAATTGGCACCTCGAAGGAATGAAAGGAACGGGTGAAAGGGTTGGGCCATTAAGTGCTGAACCTGAACTTGAATTGGTAACATTGACCCAGGAAGATGAGTTTTTGATAATTGGCAGTGATGGACTATGGGATGTGTTTTCCAGTCAAAATTCTGTAGATTTTGCTCGGAGACAGCTCCAAGAGCACAATGATGTGAAGTTATGCTGCAGGCAAATGGTAGAGGAAGCATTAAAGCGGGGAGCAATAGACAATCTGACAGCTGTGATGGTAAATTTTCATGTGGAGCCACCTCTGCCTGCAGTGGTACAAAGGGCCAGGGTCAGGAGAAGCATATCTGCTGAAGGCCTACAGAGTCTCAAATGCCTGTTAGAAGATTAA
- the LOC121243281 gene encoding probable protein phosphatase 2C 27 isoform X1, giving the protein MCVKDAEEVDQEIESLDNNNKRPGRLHCEVLHTQMEKWDKESSERSSPLESICEDAVAVDRKQNLLDFIPALRSGVWSHIGGRDYMEDTHICIGDLAEKFGSSLLSDEVVSFYGVFDGHGGKGAAQFVRDHLPRVIVEDAHFPLELEKVVTRSFIETDAAFAKRCSLESSLSSGTTALTAMIYGRSLLVANAGDCRAVLSRRGIAIELSRDHRPCCTKERARIESLGGYIDDGYLNGQLGVTRALGNWHLEGMKGTGERVGPLSAEPELELVTLTQEDEFLIIGSDGLWDVFSSQNSVDFARRQLQEHNDVKLCCRQMVEEALKRGAIDNLTAVMVNFHVEPPLPAVVQRARVRRSISAEGLQSLKCLLED; this is encoded by the exons ATGTGTGTGAAGGATGCAGAGGAAGTTGACCAGGAGATTGAGAGTCTGGACAACAATAACAAGCGGCCAGGGCGTTTGCATTGTGAAGTGTTGCATACCCAGATGGAGAAGTGGGATAAGGAGTCTTCTGAAAGATCATCTCCT CTGGAAAGCATTTGTGAGGATGCTGTAGCTGTGGACAGAAAACAGAACCTGTTAGACTTTATCCCTGCCCTTCGGTCAGGAGTGTGGTCTCATATAGGGGGTCGTGACTATATGGAGGATACTCACATCTGCATTGGTGATTTAGCTGAGAAATTTGGTTCTAGTTTACTCTCTGATGAAGTTGTCTCCTTCTATGGT GTATTTGATGGGCATGGAGGAAAGGGTGCAGCACAATTTGTTCGCGACCATTTGCCAAGAGTAATTGTCGAGGATGCTCATTTCCCTTTAGAACTTGAGAAGGTGGTTACAAGGTCGTTTATAGAAACTGATGCTGCATTTGCAAAGAGATGCTCTCTTGAGTCTTCCCTGTCTTCTGGCACAACTGCTCTGACTGCAATGATATATGGGAG GTCTTTACTTGTGGCCAATGCTGGGGACTGTCGAGCTGTGTTGTCACGGCGTGGAATTGCTATAGAGCTGTCAAGAGATCATAGGCCTTGCTGCACAAAGGAAAGAGCAAGGATTGAGTCCTTGGGTGGATACATTGATGATGGTTACCTTAATGGTCAGTTGGGTGTGACTCGAGCCTTAGGCAATTGGCACCTCGAAGGAATGAAAGGAACGGGTGAAAGGGTTGGGCCATTAAGTGCTGAACCTGAACTTGAATTGGTAACATTGACCCAGGAAGATGAGTTTTTGATAATTGGCAGTGATGGACTATGGGATGTGTTTTCCAGTCAAAATTCTGTAGATTTTGCTCGGAGACAGCTCCAAGAGCACAATGATGTGAAGTTATGCTGCAGGCAAATGGTAGAGGAAGCATTAAAGCGGGGAGCAATAGACAATCTGACAGCTGTGATGGTAAATTTTCATGTGGAGCCACCTCTGCCTGCAGTGGTACAAAGGGCCAGGGTCAGGAGAAGCATATCTGCTGAAGGCCTACAGAGTCTCAAATGCCTGTTAGAAGATTAA
- the LOC121243430 gene encoding 40S ribosomal protein S11 encodes MAEQTEKAFLKQPKVFLCSKKSGKGKRPGKGGNRFWKSVGLGFKTPREAIEGTYIDKKCPFTGNVSIRGRILAGTCHSAKMMRTIIVRRNYLHFVKKYQRYEKRHSNIAAHISPCFRVKEGDYVTVGQCRPLSKTVRFNVLKVIPAGSSGGGKKAFTGI; translated from the exons ATGGCTGAGCAG ACCGAGAAGGCATTTCTTAAGCAGCCGAAAGTGTTTTTATG CTCAAAGAAGTCTGGGAAGGGGAAGAGACCTGGTAAGGGCGGGAACCGTTTCTGGAAGAGTGTTGGTCTCGGTTTCAAGACTCCCAGAGAAGCTATTGAAG GAACCTACATTGATAAGAAATGCCCCTTCACTGGCAATGTTTCTATCAGAGGTCGTATCTTAGCTGGCACTTGTCATAGTGCCAAGATGATGAGGACAATTATTGTTCGGAGGAATTATCTTCATTTTGTCAAGAAGTACCAAAG ATATGAAAAGAGGCACTCAAACATTGCTGCGCACATATCCCCATGCTTCCGTGTGAAGGAAGGAGATTATGTCACTGTTGGCCAGTGCAG GCCATTGTCAAAGACAGTGAGATTCAATGTTTTAAAAGTCATTCCGGCTGGATCTTCTGGTGGTGGGAAGAAGGCTTTTACTGGAATTTGA